One genomic segment of Catalinimonas alkaloidigena includes these proteins:
- a CDS encoding sugar transferase yields MNHRFSKNIRTIHIGVDLLLLNLSFLASYLFVFEGVSTLFNSPYSGLLFFVNISWILSILIIKPYKISRVSSTIPNILVKHYTSILLHALIVAVFFIAFKAFYYSREHLIISYLLLFFMVSLWKAVFTYFLRQYRLQGYNNRKIVIAGYGEIAEELTSFFGRHREYGYRFLGYFDDKATEEKQVLGGIDKLRDFVLKNEVDEIYCCTPYLEHETVQQILNFGERFRRKTKVITDYRAYAYKGVTLERYDNIPVLNITDASTEDVKAVVFKRAFDITFSLAVIILGLPVFLLVALLTLVTSRGPVLFSQERIGKGGKPFHIYKFRSMYTNAECKGPCLAYNNDPRITPWGRLMRKLRLDEIPQFFNVLKGDMSIVGPRPERRYYIDQIVEVAPQYKYLHHIKPGITSIGQIKFGYAENIDEMVQRLRFDLLYLKNVSFSLDLKIIMMTIMVIFRAEGK; encoded by the coding sequence ATGAACCACCGTTTCTCTAAAAATATAAGGACGATACACATAGGAGTAGATTTATTACTTCTCAACTTATCCTTTTTAGCTTCTTATCTTTTTGTATTTGAAGGAGTTAGCACTTTGTTTAATTCACCCTATTCAGGGCTCTTATTTTTTGTTAATATTTCCTGGATCTTGTCTATATTGATCATCAAGCCTTACAAGATCTCCAGGGTTTCTTCCACGATACCTAACATATTAGTTAAGCATTATACTTCCATATTATTGCATGCTCTGATAGTAGCTGTGTTTTTCATAGCTTTTAAGGCTTTTTACTATTCAAGAGAGCATTTGATCATTTCATACCTCCTTCTGTTTTTCATGGTTTCGCTTTGGAAAGCAGTATTTACGTACTTTTTAAGACAATATAGGCTACAAGGATATAATAACAGAAAAATTGTAATAGCTGGATATGGTGAAATTGCTGAAGAATTAACAAGCTTCTTTGGCCGTCACAGAGAGTATGGATACAGATTTCTGGGGTATTTTGATGATAAAGCTACTGAAGAAAAGCAGGTTTTGGGGGGCATAGATAAATTGCGTGACTTTGTTCTTAAAAATGAAGTTGATGAAATCTATTGCTGTACGCCTTATCTGGAGCATGAAACAGTACAGCAGATTCTCAATTTTGGAGAGCGTTTTAGAAGAAAGACAAAAGTAATTACTGATTATCGTGCTTATGCCTACAAGGGTGTAACCCTTGAAAGGTATGATAATATACCTGTTTTAAATATAACTGATGCTTCTACCGAAGATGTAAAGGCTGTTGTTTTTAAACGCGCTTTTGATATCACGTTTTCTTTGGCTGTGATTATCTTAGGTTTGCCGGTATTTTTATTAGTAGCTCTGCTCACTTTAGTTACTTCAAGAGGCCCTGTACTTTTTTCACAGGAAAGAATTGGTAAAGGCGGAAAGCCCTTTCATATCTACAAGTTTAGAAGTATGTATACCAATGCAGAGTGCAAAGGGCCTTGTCTAGCGTATAATAACGATCCTCGTATTACTCCATGGGGTAGGCTGATGAGAAAACTACGATTAGATGAGATTCCTCAGTTCTTCAATGTGTTGAAAGGCGATATGTCTATTGTAGGTCCCAGACCAGAAAGAAGATACTATATTGATCAAATTGTAGAAGTTGCCCCACAGTATAAGTATTTACATCATATCAAGCCGGGTATTACTTCTATTGGTCAAATTAAGTTTGGGTATGCTGAAAATATTGATGAGATGGTTCAGAGATTACGTTTTGACCTTTTATACTTAAAGAATGTGTCTTTTTCGTTGGACCTAAAAATTATTATGATGACTATTATGGTGATTTTTAGAGCAGAGGGAAAATAA
- a CDS encoding capsule assembly Wzi family protein: MKLTIFRGFLLFLLCYQAITTGYAQQHKDTIAYSLDFFQTLSQKDYLPHYLASNRFGIFDLQDSRATLLRAATFTEQQLFKKGGFSLGLDAIYKASYQSSPVSSVFLQQAYGAFQYDFLKLTIGKKERTVGTHAEDLSSGSLAISQNASPLPQILLEVPEYTNVPFTKSFLQFKGSFAHGWFKDERFISKPFLHEKTFYLRFGGNKKFNVYTGLVHFVLWGGEHPTEGKIPASFRDFLRVIAAKSAEGVPATNNNIVGEQLNALGDNLGIYDIGASLSLRALDFEAYYQVPYEDWSGSRIWKNKDRLLGLVIKNKSESLYLTKINYEYINTLYQSGPGLTDARPNDFDNFGYSYGGRDNYYNNYLYRTGWTHKGHILGTPLFFTNQRAQTYIKDFSDPDEGKFDFNIVNNRIIAHHIGLKGRVIPQLEYKLLMTTTLNYGTYGGLNGGIQEWGSRTNPDLTYEFVPPLRQHYMLLESVFKINDKLKTSITYTMEAGELSKNMGVMFGIKWSSGTFIKLNKQ; encoded by the coding sequence ATGAAGCTTACCATATTTAGAGGGTTTCTGTTGTTCTTACTTTGCTATCAAGCAATAACAACAGGCTATGCCCAGCAGCATAAAGATACCATTGCCTACAGTCTTGATTTTTTCCAAACATTGAGTCAAAAGGACTATTTGCCTCATTATTTAGCTTCCAACAGATTTGGAATCTTTGACCTGCAAGATAGCCGGGCTACCCTCTTAAGAGCAGCTACCTTCACAGAGCAGCAATTATTCAAAAAAGGTGGTTTTTCTTTAGGGCTGGATGCGATTTATAAAGCAAGCTATCAAAGTTCTCCTGTGTCTTCTGTCTTTCTTCAACAAGCTTATGGTGCGTTTCAGTACGACTTTCTAAAACTTACTATCGGGAAAAAAGAGCGTACAGTGGGTACCCATGCAGAAGATTTATCTAGTGGTTCTTTAGCCATAAGCCAAAATGCCTCCCCCTTACCTCAAATTTTACTTGAAGTTCCTGAATATACAAATGTCCCTTTCACCAAAAGTTTTCTACAGTTCAAGGGCTCTTTTGCACACGGCTGGTTCAAAGATGAACGCTTCATTAGTAAACCATTTCTTCATGAGAAAACTTTTTATCTCCGTTTTGGTGGCAACAAAAAATTCAATGTTTATACAGGTCTTGTTCATTTTGTGCTTTGGGGAGGTGAGCATCCTACCGAAGGGAAAATCCCGGCTAGCTTTAGGGATTTCTTGCGAGTCATTGCTGCAAAAAGTGCAGAGGGAGTTCCTGCTACCAATAATAATATTGTAGGAGAGCAGCTCAATGCATTAGGAGATAATTTAGGTATTTATGATATAGGAGCAAGCCTGTCGCTTCGCGCTCTGGACTTTGAAGCTTATTATCAAGTTCCCTATGAAGATTGGTCTGGGAGCCGCATTTGGAAGAATAAAGATCGCTTGTTAGGCCTCGTCATTAAAAATAAGTCTGAATCCTTATACCTTACAAAAATCAATTATGAGTACATAAACACCTTATACCAGAGTGGTCCCGGGCTTACGGATGCTCGTCCTAATGATTTTGACAATTTTGGCTATTCCTATGGCGGCAGAGATAACTATTATAATAACTATCTATATAGAACCGGATGGACTCATAAAGGACATATTCTAGGTACTCCGCTTTTCTTTACCAACCAGAGAGCACAAACCTATATCAAAGACTTTTCAGATCCAGACGAAGGTAAATTTGATTTCAATATCGTGAACAATAGAATCATTGCCCACCATATTGGTTTGAAAGGTAGAGTTATTCCACAACTTGAGTATAAACTGCTCATGACCACTACTTTAAACTATGGTACTTATGGAGGACTGAATGGAGGGATTCAAGAGTGGGGGAGCAGAACCAACCCAGACCTAACATATGAATTTGTCCCCCCTTTAAGACAGCATTATATGCTCTTAGAATCTGTTTTTAAAATAAATGATAAGCTAAAAACAAGTATAACCTATACAATGGAGGCTGGAGAGCTATCGAAAAACATGGGAGTTATGTTTGGTATTAAGTGGTCAAGTGGTACCTTCATCAAACTAAATAAGCAGTAA